The stretch of DNA GACAAATCTCGCTTTAACTTTGTTGCTTCTCATTTATTACTCTATTCCTTTTATGTCTTCGTTTAGTAATGACTTCAAGAAGGACTAAGTAATTATGCAAATTACTCTTATTAAATAAATAGGCTAAATGGCAGAGAAAATGTTATGATATGAATACACTTTTTTAGGTTCCTTATGTGTACCTAAGAATGAATGTCATAGTACTCGTAAATGATAGGATGGAACGAAATTAGTACCTTTGCCAAGTGCGCCAAATGTCAAGCTCAGGCTGTTTGCTGCTATTATTTAATGAAGAACACCTTTCCTGCAGTAATGTTAACATAAGATCAAGAACCAATCTTCTCTTTGAGACTGTAAGACAAGCTCCTATTTATGTACtcatattctcttatttatcaagCAAGCCCACCAAGACAAGATAGAATTAGGTTTATCATTGACTTCAGAAAATTCAGCTGAGTTCAGTCATTGCAGGGTGTAAAACAGAGATGAGAAAAAGCTGTGCTCTTGATCAATACGTTGTTGTTAACAAGGTGAAAGCATCAAGTCTTAATTAACCATCTGTAGCTCAAAGATCATTTTCACAAGTCATATTTTTGAGAAGTGATATTACACACACCTTTTCAGCTTCATTACATCTTTTTTTCTTGCTTCTGTTTAAAGAAGGAATAAGTTGCCTAAAAAGCACATGAAGAGCAAAGTTAACCAACTCAAATggcaaatagaaatacaaactagtGGGGTCAACCATGCCTAGATTAGATAAAGTGCATAGAATTTTCTATCTAACATGTTGGACGGAAATAAAAACATCACCTCAAAACACACTAAAGGTCTGTTTAAAATGCATAAACCCGAGTTAATAATTGTATAATTCAATATTCATCGTACCATAGCATATTGTCCGGTACAAGCAATACATATTGATCCGATAGGAGACCAATATGACGATACATGCCGATTTGTCAGTATGTCTAACGATATATCGATATAGTTCGATATGTACTGTATCAATGAtcgattgatatatatttatacaaatcGATAAAACGAGTCATATTATAATCATCTAGCTCTATCTACGATCACATTCATCCTTTTTAACTTTTAATGTGGGACAAACTTTAGTGTCTCGTCCCATAACTTGAAAGACCTCCGAGTTCTTTTGTATAACATGGCTGTACTTTTCAAATAACAATTCACTTCCAACATTCGTTGTGAATCATCTTAAGTTAAACAATGAGTCAGTTTGAAAGAGCTAACTAGTAGAAAAACATCACAAATGTGTGGAGCATCTTAATAAAGTTTGATGATGAGTGTTACTGAAGATGTGCTTTATAAACTAGAAGAGGACATAACTTTGATGACAACATTGCAGAATAAGACTCTCTCTTTCGTATCAAAGCAGAACAATGGTGTTTTGTACCATGCTTAAACCATAGGTTGTTTTCTTCAGAAAGGTACAACTCTTGGCCACAAGGAAGACATTAATGTGACTATTTAGTTGCAGAAGTTGCAATACAAAGGTACTCTAGTAAGGCTGAACAAAGACTTCAAGTGACAAGATAAACAATTGACTTACAACAATAACACCATAAATTTGAACTCAATTAGTTGCCCAAACCTTTCAgtggctaatatatatatatatatatatatatatatatatatatatatatatatatatatatataagctgagGCACAATGTGTACTTGAAGATTTGGGCAACACCATAAATTCAATTAGTTGCCCAAATTTTTCATATGATTTCCATCATATACTCCCATCCAATCAACATCATTTCATCCACAAACTATCAGTAGGCAGGGACGATTAGACCCAGCACCACTTGAGTTCATTATAATGACACTCGAGTGATTAGATAGCCTAAAGAATGCAACTTTTCCATGATTTTCTTGGCCATAGCACTTTCATAATATACCAAACATTCTAATAGTACTTCCTCCACAAGACACAATAAAACTCTTCTACTCGTGGCAATTCTAATCCAAGGATGGCCATTAAGGGCAAGTGGGTTGCAAGGAGAACCCGTTAATCTCAAATCAAGAGCaaggaaaaagaagcatgatttcTAGATGCTGCCAACTTTACAGACTGAGGAAATAAATTACAAAGTACCATGGTGGAGAAGTTGGCAAGCTTGTCCCactgcagcaaatgtaatgagagGTTCATTTCAGGAATCATTATTAGAAAATGCAATTTACAACGGAAGTGCGGTGAActtgaagaagaaatcaaggtGTACAGAACTTAGAAGATGGATCCAAATAAGGAACTCAAGATCTAGTAGTTCAATGTTCAGCTGATACCAAGAGAAGAGAAACAAATGCAGCAGCTCTGAGACTGATGTTACAGTGCAAACTAAGAAACCAGGATGTTTATCTTTGAAGCAGGAATCGTGGCAGCCAAAATGTTGTTCAAGATCAATATATTCTCAGCCGCCTACTTTCCTAATCAAACTAAACTAGGAGAATAATCTACAACAGTGATCTAATTAGGTAAGAGAGACAAGCAACCACTGATGATTCACATTACACAACTGTGATGCCTTTAGGACCTACCTACCAATAACATTCCCTGTTTCTGACCACAGATTTTGGGGATCCTGGTAATGCTCAATAATGTAGCAAAGACTCCTTGCCACGTGGGAGTCATGGGATACAGCTATATTGGTTAGCATTTGCCAAACAGATGATTTGATCATAAAAATGGAAGAATAGGCAGGCTCTCACTATGCtagttcagagagagagagattgggtaGGCAGAATACTGACCTCTACTTTCCTGACAAAGTCCTAAAGAATGACAATAATTTTAAGCTTCCTCAGGAAGGAGGTGGTGCACCCCAGGAGTCCTGATCCAATGTGCAGCTAGGCAAAAACAAGTAGAAGAACACCCTGAGCACTGCACATAATAATGTCCAAACAGCAAATGAAGTACCTagagaaaggaaaaaaagaagaatgtcACACTTTCTCGATATGACTCCTGATTAAACTAAGTCAACAATGGTAAGTGCAAGATGTCAGTAAAAAATGTAGAGTTAACACACCATGTTGTTGCAAACTTATCTGACATCATTCAATGAAAGTATTTCTGAAACTAAATAACTACAACCAACATTACCAAATAATATCTAATAAGTTTAAATCAGTGTGACAAATATGAATTATTAAACCCAGATTTCCTACTACAACTTGTGCCATAGCAAATGTTGGAAATCCTTTGAGTTTATGCTCCCATGAGTCGGCTCCCAAACAAACACATGATCTTATGATCCTAAGAACTGAAGCTATAAGTCCTCTAGACTGGGACTTTGAATCCCTATGTTACTCCACACAGTCAGCCAGCATATCATGTCCATCACCTGGCAGCCTTAGCAATGCATATATAATAGACTTATCAAAGGTTGAAGGTTCAAAACCTCAACTGATacatttttttaaattatcaacTAGTAAAAACTTTGATTTTGATACTATATCGCAAGATCCTGGATTCGTATCTCACCTTTTGTCACTTACCCATTGCAAAAAACTCATGTATAATAGACAAGATCATAGCACAATCACTCCTTGAGCCACAGAAAGGGagcatatatacatacaaacacACTCAGCTGAGTTTTCCCATGGCTTCATATAATACATATAAAAACATATTTTAGAATCCTCACAAAATGGCCCAACTGTCATTTTAGCATATAAAACATTAGCTAACTAGGATGATAATGTTCAGCCATCTTGTAGGGCAGGTAGTGTTCAAGCTGAGTAGCAGGCTGTTGCCAGTTTTGTGTTTGTGAAGACTTCAAATACAAAGATGCAAGTTACTGCTCTAGTGCTGTCGCCTTCAGGTGCCAAATTATTAATACTCACAGCTTATCCATGATCAGATCCCCTACAAAACCAAAAATGGCAAAAACAAAATTAATGCTCCCATGAGAACAAACAAAATTTTGTTCCTAAAAATGCAGCACCTGTGCCAGTGCATGCATATGATCTCTGGTTGCCACATGGGCAATCAATACTAGGACCACGATACCAAACATAAAAAAGAAATCCTGATGCATCTTGGAATCCAAATGAAAATGTAATACCGTTATCAAAACACTAGTAAAACTCCATTCATCATTATGTAGACAATAGATTGAACCACTGAATCAGTTAGGCTTTACTCTTACCAAATAGTACATTTGCTGATATCACAAAATCACAATATCTATTATAAGACAACCAGGACCTTCCACTTTATTTTTCACTTTGAGGGCAGCATCATTGAGCAAATGATAAACCTGACGACATCTTTTTGCAAATAAAAAGCATGTGGCCattattttaaatctttaacctgTTACTTCTAGTGTGCAGTATATAGGTAATCCATCCACAAGTACATACTTTTGGTACACTTCATACTATATGGTCTCGATCATTGTTCCACAGCTATATGTACTCGGTAACTGAAGAACATGGCAACTTCATCCTAAAAGCCCAAAACTACCAAACAGGTAGTGACATTCCTACTAAGGTTTGGAAGAGTTTAGGAGACCAAGATATAATTTGGTTGAAtagcttatttaacaaaattttgAGACTTAGAAAAGATATCTTGTGAATAGAAGAGGAGCTTTTAAcaccaatttataaaaaataagggtGATATCTAGCACTGTGCTAACTATTGATGAATTAGGATTATGGACCACACAATACAACCTTCGGAAAGAGTGCTTGAAAGTCAAATAAGATGTGAAACAAATATCTTTGAAAGTCAATTTGGTTTTAGGATCAATAACAATTAAGGTTACTTATTTATTAAAACAATTATTGAGAaagtataaaaagaaaataaatttgtaTATGCTTTTCATTCATTTAGAGAATGCTAAAGTTCCTAGAAATTTATTATAAtggatttaaaataatatatatctacTAATTTTATTGATGTTATAAAATGTAATCACTAGTGTTAGAATTATAGAAAGTGTAGTGAATTTTCTATTAGCATAGAACTTCATCAAAGATCCACGTTAAATCCTTACAAATCAATAATGCACAAACTTACCAAACATGTATGCTATAGACCTCCTAGgcatatattttatttgttaataaTATTGTTGTAGTGAAAGAAAATCTAAATAGAGTTAATTCTATAAATGAGTTATGTAGAAGTCATTAAAGCTCTTAGAAAAGGAGAACTAAGATCCAAGTATATATTATGTAATTTTACTAATAATACAAATAAATAGGAGTTTGACGGATTGAAACCCTATTTTCATTCTTGTGATTGCTCGCTTCTCCTTGTAGTCGCCACCTCCTCTTCAGACACTTCCCCATCTCCTCGTCATCTGGTACCGTAGCTCCTCACTATCACCGCCTCTTCAACGATGATTCCCTCCCTAGCGACCATAGCTCCTCGCTGTCGCTCCTCCCTGCATCCATGTGCAGCCCTCCGATCATGGCATCTCTCCCTCCAAAGCCGTCCCCATCAAGCCTCCTTGATACCCCCTCTCTCCTCCATGCTTCTCCCATTTCCTACTCTCCTTCCCACCTGCTATCTCTCTCCCCTCCCCCATAGCCGCCCTGTTGAGCTTCCATAATACCCCTATCCCCTTCCCTCCTCTTTCGTCCCTCTTGTTGTCTCTCCCCCTCCTTCGCCATCACCCCTATGGAGCGTCCCCGACAACACCCTCCCCATTCCCTCCTGCATGCTTCTCTCCCCTTCCCACAATCTCCCTCCCTCCTACTGGAGGAAGTTTATGCTGGCGAAAGGAATTGAAAATCAATCCCATGCCTTATATTAACTAGTTTATCTCTTTTATGTTTTCTCTTGTCGCTACTTCCTGTGATAGACTAGAATGCAAAGAATAACTAGAACTAGAAGATTTATGATAACTAATTGTTTAAAGTTGTGACACCTTTCTATTTCCTACATTTTTTCAAGAAAGTGCTTCAATAAGAGTGCAACAACCATGAACTATTGAACAAGTGCTAGGTAATAAACCAAGCTTCCTGTGGCGGTAACTTAGGTAAGCAGGCATAGTAAAGAATATATGTACAAGTTATATCCACCAAAGGAAAAGGCTGTCAATACAAATAAAAGAATGGAGAAGAAAGCCAATGTTGAAAGAACACAGAAGAGACAAAGATATACTTTTCAATAAGCTACATAAAATGCATATGCCCATTTTATGACTAGAATTCATTTGGTCCCAAATAAATAGTGTAGAACAGATCACAAACTCACCTGTTTCCTGCAAAATCCTCCCTAGCTTCATCTACTTATAGTCGAAGTTCGGAATAGGTGTGCTAGGTTTATCAAAGCTCTCCAACACCTCCGTCTTGCTGCCACCACTTTCGCTCTTTGCCTCATTCTCTTGTTGTTTCTTCCCACCACCAAAGATCCCCCCGAACcaagatgaagaagatgatgacgatgacaaagtagaagaagaagaagacgtcgTGCCGAGGGGCTCTGCTCGGTAAGCCGTCTGCTGGAACCCCAGAGTGGAAGCAGAGGCCGCGGCGGTGATATTGGGCGGGACGACTGGGGCATTGGGGTCCTCCAACACGGGGGGCAGGTTCTGGGGAGCGCTTAGAACGCGGTTGAGCATGATCCCGGCGCCCTCAATGAGGGCCAGGAGGATGCCGCCAAAGAGAGCGGAACGAGCGGCGGAGCCGGGACCCTGGCGCATCTGGAGGAAGCCTCCGGTAGCGGCGCCGGCGAGAATGGAATTCCAGGGGTCCTCCTTCTGACGGAGGTAGACCATGGAGCAGTCGAAGGCAGAGAAGAGGCCGCCCCAGACGGCGAAGCTTCCACCGACGCGGGGGGCGTTCATGCGGACGGCCTGGGAGCCGCCGGCCAGGCGCTCGCCGTTCGGGAAGTTGTAGAGGCCTTTGATGAAGTGGAAGACAGAGCCCCCCACGGCGCCCATCGCGAACGCTCCGCCCACGTCGTCCAGTATCCGATCCGGGCACGGCTCCCGCGACGTCTCCGGCGTCCCCATCGccggcttcctcctcctccgaccCTATCTAAAACCCTACCTCCGAAAAGAAACCCAAGGAAGCGGTTGTCGCAAGACCGCACACCACGAATATATGACTACGGCGGTGAGCGAATCCGACCCGGTGATAGTATTGGACTGGGTCGGTTCGACCAAGACCGGATCGGTCCAAGAACACCACGGCCGAGAAATCCAATCCtgagaatattatatttttcattatgatttttattttgaaaaagaaAAGTTCTATGTAGAGAATAGGCAACAACTGAAACCTCTAACTTATATGTTTTGTAAATGTTCTACAAATTAAATTTCTTTTTGGTTTTGAAATTTCCTGAAATTCTTTGGATCTTGTCTATGTTTTCCCAATTTTACAatgttatatatatttaaaaaaaatttgaaactATGATACTATGATATTAAAAATCTTATTTGGTTTGCAAAAAACTAGTAAAGAATTAATGTATAATATGATTAACATTAAGCATATGAACTGAAAAGCACTCTTAGCTCAAATGGATTTATGAAGTGGACTTTAAATAGTTaggatattatgatttttatttttttatagataattacttcttaactaaaaaagaaaatatatggcTTGATAATGACTAAATGGTTCATGTAAATCGTTAAAAGTtactatcataatttttttgaCCCCCCAAAACAAACACCTTTTTTCTTTTGTGATTGTTCTCTCTCTTGTTGTTCTACCTATCTACCATTGAGAATGAAAtagtaatattaattttataaataggtATATGATGCAATAACATTAAGTATATagcataataaaattaatatttattatcaatCGGCATGTGAATCCTAATCACTAACACATGACTCCAGATCAATTAAGTCACGTAAGTTATACAGGGAATCAAGAcatcaaaagtctttgtttcccATCCATCTTTAGGCTTCGAGCAATTTCTCTATGAAGATTTCCTAAAGTTCTTAAGCAGAAACATCCAATCATAGGTCAGGAGAATTACATGTCGAGTGTTCTATAAAGCTGCATCCAGCAGAAGTCGTCAGCTCAGAAAAGACATGCAGCTTcataaggagaagaagaagaagagagaggaaccCATTAAGTCCTTGAGATAAGATCAGTTGATAAGAGTGAAAACATTACAAGAAAAAGAAGGTTACATGAGGCACCGATCCATCCACCCACACCGCCCAGTTAAGCCTCTTTCAACTGATGACAGACAGCTGAGGCACACAGCACCACtgcattcttctttcttcttcttgagtTGCCCATTCTAGTACACAGGCGATGTCGGCAAAAAAAAGCTGCTGCCATTAATTACCCTGTCTCCATTTGCCGCCTgtcaacccctctctctctctctctgtatcccCGAAGCTTTGGTGGCTGTGTCTACGTAACCGATGAAACGTTCCTCTCCTCTGAAGAAATAGCTGACAACTTGGGAGGACGAAGCCACAGTTTTATGCATCTGGTTCCAGTATCCCCTCTGCAAACAAGCATTCTCTGTGAGCAGAGCAGAGCATGACAGCTTTTTACTGGCTGCAATTATCCCCATTTTTTACATGAAAATATTTCGTCTGGTTATTCTAATTGATTCAATAAAAACCAGAAAGACAAAGAGTACTTGTCCTTTGCTTTTGCAAGGGTCCTTTTGTTTCCACATGCACATTACTCATTCTAATTGAAAAGGTTTTAGTTCTCTTGTTgggtctcattcaaattcaagtcATATCAACTTTCCTGCGATGTTTTCTTCCATGTGTTACAGCAAAGTTTAAAGTACGTGTGGTGTTAGATGCTCGTCCAACACTTTGATTATAATTTCATCAGGAAAGCGGCAACGTAGCTGTTTGATAACCAAGCACTCACTGTGGAAGCTTGCGCTAAATGCAACGCATTGACTTGCTCTTGTATGTGAAGGTTGCAGGTTACAGGCACTGTGGGAAGATGAGGCATGTTGGAATGGAGATAGCTTGTCTTGTCAATGAGCCTCGCAGCTACGttgcttagagagagagagagagagagagagagagagagatagatagaATCTAGCTTGCTTTAGACTGCGGACAAGAAAGATTAGGGCCATAAAGTTTGATGGGTACATCATTCTTACAAAACAATAGGAAGGGAACAAACTTTTGGTACATGACTTTGTAAGTCATCCTTGAGTCTGTACCTATTCCAGTAATATCTATAAGCCAAGCATCCATATGCTGGATTCAGAGTAAAAGCAGAACAATGTTACTTTTCTGCACCAGAATTCCTCGAGGCTTCAACATCCCtagccttcttcttccttcttcggcTCCCATGGAATCCAAAATCATCCTGATATATGCAGTAGGATAGAGAACATAGACAGAGAAGAAACACAGCAGAGTTGGGAATTACTCGAGGTGTTGAAGGTCGACCTTCTTATGCATGCAGGAGATCATCCAGCACCATTTAATTATTGTTTCATCTGTAAAGATTCTTGGACTGGAGGCAACGTAGCTGCTTGATAACCAAGCAAGCACTTCAAGTAAGGCATTGTCTTGCTAGTCTATGTTAAGCTTGCAGGTTATAGCTAGGCACTGTGGGAAGATGAGGCTTGTTAGAGAGAGCTTGCCTCGTCCATGGACGAAGCAGCTAGAGAGATGAGAATCTAGCTTGCTTTAGACTAAATTTAAGGGCGCCACAGTTTGATGGGTACATCATCCTTACAGAACAACGAGGGAACAAACGTTTGGTACATGACTTCGTACCTAATTCTATACATTTATCAGCTAAGCATCCATATCAGAGTAAAAGTAGACCAATGTTACGTTATTGCACCAGAATTCCTCAAGGCTCCAACATCTTCCCTCTTTGGCTCCCATGAAGAGTAGAAGTGATCCATTAATATCAGCTCAAGCTCCAAACCATGGGGTAAACAGAAATGGAGAAGGAAACACAGCAGAGTTGAATGGTTCTCGGAGGACTGATGAACATGATTAGGATTACATCAGAAGATAAGACACTGCGATAGATAGCATTCGGTGACTTGAATTAGCAGAACTCAGTGACCAAAAAGAACAACCCAGATGTCGGAGAAAGCCTGCAGGATAAGTGGATGGAGATGGGAAGAGTTCAAGCACAGGTAGGACTGCAGCAGGCACTCCAAATCTTGGGCGCCGAAGATTTGCCGTTCGGTGATCATCTCCACCATGGAGCTGCGGAAGTCGTTGTAAGGATCGCTCGACCGCTTCACCACGGCGAAGCCTTTCTTCTCTTTCCTGCCTGCCGGAGAGCTGACGGAGAGCAAGCGCTGAAACCCCTTGCAGACTCCCCAAGCCTCGCGCTTCCTCCCTCGTCTTCTGTCCCACTGGGGTTTCTTTacgttcttgttcttcttcttggacGTCGGCCTCTGGTAGAACTCGGAGGAGTCGGAGGAGAAGCTCCGCGATGAGAAGAGCATCTCCGTCTCCTCTTCCTCGACTTCCCTTCCTTCGCTGCTAAAGAAACCATCTCCGTCATTGTTGCTCTCCATCGACGAAGAGCAGTTGAACCCATAGCTGTTGGACGcaagcctcttcttcttcttcttcttcttcttcttcctcttgaccACCTTTATCTCCTTCGTTTCTTCTTTCATGGCTCCATTAAAGCAGTAGTAGTAGTAAGAACTGTTCGAGGGGGAAGAAGGGGAAGACGGAGGGCACGTCCTCCCCTCCCACGCGCCGGTCTCATAGTACCCACCCGTCTCCCTAactctcctctccttcttcctcgcCTTCAGATCCTTCCACTTCTCATTCCTCATCATCAATCGAGAAGATTGCTCACACTCGACCGCACGCTTCGGCCGGCAGCCGCTGCAGACGCCCACCGTATTATGCCTGAGACGATCGTTCGGTACAGGGAAAGAGAGTGGACGACCGAGGCTGCGGTCTCGACGGCAAGGCACGAAGACGGGTTCAAGGACAGCATCGTCGAGGAGGGCCCGAGTAGAGGCGGTGGAGCTCAGATTGGTCGAGACGGAGGTGGAAGGCTTGCAGGAGGACCGGAACATGCGAGCGAGTCGTTGAGTGAGCTTACCACCACCATTCTTCTTGCTGCTTCTGTTGCTCTCCATGTCCTTCCTTCGCTCTCTGGTGCTCACATACCGAAAGGAGATGGTGTGAGAGAAGAGCGAGGGAGGTGCACCACCATTTATAAGGCTTGAAATGTGGGGTTAGATGCGAGGGGGGAATCCATGATGGATATGGGGATCTTATATTATCGGCTAATAATTGTGGTCGGCATTTGGTGTGTCTAATGG from Musa acuminata AAA Group cultivar baxijiao chromosome BXJ2-11, Cavendish_Baxijiao_AAA, whole genome shotgun sequence encodes:
- the LOC135626738 gene encoding mitochondrial import inner membrane translocase subunit TIM17-2-like — translated: MGTPETSREPCPDRILDDVGGAFAMGAVGGSVFHFIKGLYNFPNGERLAGGSQAVRMNAPRVGGSFAVWGGLFSAFDCSMVYLRQKEDPWNSILAGAATGGFLQMRQGPGSAARSALFGGILLALIEGAGIMLNRVLSAPQNLPPVLEDPNAPVVPPNITAAASASTLGFQQTAYRAEPLGTTSSSSSTLSSSSSSSSWFGGIFGGGKKQQENEAKSESGGSKTEVLESFDKPSTPIPNFDYK
- the LOC135627247 gene encoding uncharacterized protein LOC135627247, which gives rise to MESNRSSKKNGGGKLTQRLARMFRSSCKPSTSVSTNLSSTASTRALLDDAVLEPVFVPCRRDRSLGRPLSFPVPNDRLRHNTVGVCSGCRPKRAVECEQSSRLMMRNEKWKDLKARKKERRVRETGGYYETGAWEGRTCPPSSPSSPSNSSYYYYCFNGAMKEETKEIKVVKRKKKKKKKKKRLASNSYGFNCSSSMESNNDGDGFFSSEGREVEEEETEMLFSSRSFSSDSSEFYQRPTSKKKNKNVKKPQWDRRRGRKREAWGVCKGFQRLLSVSSPAGRKEKKGFAVVKRSSDPYNDFRSSMVEMITERQIFGAQDLECLLQSYLCLNSSHLHPLILQAFSDIWVVLFGH